TGGAGATCAAGTCCTACGACGACCAGCTGACGGCCGACGAGACGGCGAAGGTGACGCAACGGGCGATCACCGTCGACGGTGCACAGGTCTTCATCGGCGCCTACACGACCATCGAAGGGCTGGCGATCCGCCAGCTGACCGACCCGCGCAAGATCGTGTTCATGTCTCCGTCGACCATCTCGCCGCAACTGACCGACGGCTCGCAGTTCGTCTTCCGGACGACGCATGTGCAGACCGACTACCCGGCGTTGTTCGCTGCCGCCGCGAAGAACCTGGGCATGAAGAAGGTCGTTGTGCTGCACGATGACTCACCGTCAGGTTCGACACTGTGGGAGGCCACCAACACCGCGCTGACCGAGGCCGGCGTCACCGCTGGTACCGAGGTCGGCTACGCGCTCAACGCCACCGACGTGTCCTCGGCGATCGCCGCGGTCAAGGCGCAGGACCCGGACGGGATCGTCCTCATCGGTTCGTCGGCGGCGGATGCCGGTCTCGACATCAAGACGATGGCGGAGCAGGGCCTGGACGTGCCGGTGCTCGGACTGTCGTCGCCGGTCGCGCCCGACGCCGTCCGTATCGGCGGTGACGCCTACAAGCAGATCAAGATCTACAGCATCCAGAACAAGCAGCCCGACAAGCCCGCCTACGCCGAGTTCGCCAAGAAGTACGCGGCCGAGTACGGCGGGACCGCGGAGGAGGCTGCAGGCGGTCTGGCGGAACCGGCCGGAGCCACCTACGACGCCTTCATGTTGCTCAAGAAGGCGCTCGACGTGACAGGTGGTGACACCGATGGTGACAAGCTGAAGGCAGCCCTGGTCGCGCTGCCGCCGTACGCAGGTGTGGCCGGCAAGGAAGGTTCCACGATCTCCTGGGCGAATGGACCGAACGGCTTCAGCAATGCGATGAGCACCTTGGAATACGACCCGGAATCCGGCTTGCTCATCACCGCACCCTGACGCAGGTCGACGTCCGCCCGGCCGTTTCGGCAACGACGCTGCCGGGCGGACGCCGGCCCCGCGGCCGCTGGGGATACCTACCCGGCGATCTGAACGGAAGGACCCACGTGACGGAGATTCCGGGAACAGTGCGCGGGCCGTTCTTCGATGAACTGGAGATCGGCCAGGTGTTCGCCGACTCGCCGTCGGTGACGATCACCGAGGGCATGCGTGCGGTCCACCGGTCGATCGTCGGGAACCGGTTGCCCCTCGCCCTCGACGACGGACTGGCAAGGAGGGTGACCGGAGCTCCCTTCGTGCAGCCGTCGCTGGTGTGGGACATCTCGATCGGGCAGTCCACCGCCGTGACGCAACACGTGCGGGCGAACCTGTTCTACCGTCACCTGGGGTTCGGGCGCTTCCCGACGGTCGGCGACACACTGCACACGACGACGACAGTCGAAGCGCTGCGCGAGAACTCGGTGCGCGAGGGCCGCCCGCCGACCGGGTTGGCGGTCCTGCACATCGTCACCAAGGACCAGACAGGCTCTGTTGTCCTCGACTACCTTCGCTGCGCCATGTTGCTGCAGTCCGGTCTGCAGGTCGGGACAGGGCGCCGGGACGACCTGTCCTCTTCCGTGGACGTGATCGACTTCGGGATCGAGGGTGACCTTCGAGCTTGGGATCTCGCGGCATTCCGGGCGGCCGTGCCCGGCGAGCACTTCGCGGCGATGACCGTGGGTCGCCGGTGGCAGGTCAAGATGCCCGATCTGGTCAGCAGCGCGCCGGAACTGGCTCGGCTCACCGGCAACATCGCGACGATCCACCACGATGCACGGGCGGCCGGCGGACGTCGGCTGGTGTACGGCGGTCACACCATCGGTCTCGCCCTCCATCAGATGTGCCTGGCTGTACCGACTCTCGTCACGGTGCTGAGGTGGGAGGGGTGCGACCACACCGGGCCGGTGTACGAGGGGGACCTGCTCGGTGCCTCCATCGAGGTGGTGGGCCGGCGCGCGCTCGACATGGGCGGCGGGATCGTCGATCTGCATGTCGAGGTGGATGCCCGCCGCGACGACGGCTCGGACGGCGGCCGGGTCCTGGACTGGACCCTCGCCGCCGTGGTGGCTTGAGGAAGGCCCGGGTGGAGGCGGAGGTGGTATCGACAGGGCGCCCCGGGGCGGTCCGGTGAACGATCTCGGCGGTGTGGCAGCGCTGTTCGTGCCGGGCAACCGCCCCGATCGATTCGCGAAGGCCGGTGCGGCCGGTGATGTCGTGGTCCTCGACCTCGAGGACGCGGTACCGGACGACGAGAAGGACGCAGCCCTGCTGCATGTGCTGGATGCCCTCGGAACCGGCGGGATGCGTGCGGTGGTCCGCATGGTCGCACCGACCGACTCGTGTGCGGAGCACCAGCTGCGGGAGCTGGCCGCCCGGGCCGGACCGAACCTGCAGGGCGTCATGATCCCCAAGGCGGACGATGCGTCGGCGGTCAGCGCCATCTCCGCCCAATTGGCAGCGGTCGGCGTGCCGGTCGTTCCCTTGATCGAGACGGCGGCCGGAGTGATGGCGGCGCGAGAGGTGGCAGCCGTCCCCGGGGTGCGCCGGATCGCCCTCGGGTTGCTGGACCTGGCTGCCGAGCTGGGCGTCGAGTCCGATTCGCCGGCGCTGGACCACGCCCGTGCTGCGGTGGTGTTCGCTTCCGCGGCCGCCGGTCTGACACCGCCGTGGGACAGTCCGTCACCCGACATCAACGATCTCGATGCCGTGCGCCGGGCGGCGTGTCGCGGTCGCGCCTGGGGTTTCGGCGGCGCGCTCTGCATTCACCCCGCACAGGTCGGTGTGGTCCGGGAGTCCTACGAACCCTCCGCGGAGGAGACGAGGTGGGCGATGTCGGTGGTCTCCGCCGGGGACGCCGCCGTCCAGGTCGACGGCCGCATGGTCGACCGTCCGGTGGTGGAGCGTGCTCGGCGCATCCTCGATCGGTCGCGTCGAGAGCTGCGTTGAGCCGCGGATCAGCTGGTCGGTGCACCTTCAGCGGCCACCTGCTGCCCGGCCACCCACGCCTGCCAGAGGCCGGCATAGACACCACCGGCGCCGACCAGCTCCGCGTGTGACCCCTGCTCGACGACGCGCCCGCGGTCCAGTACCAGGATGCGGTCGCAGGCGGCGGCCTGGGAGAGGCGGTGGGCGATGACGATGCCGGTCCGGCCGGCGAGAACCGCTGCGGCGGAACGGTCGAGCTGGTCGGCGTGGGCGGAGCCGGCCTCGGCGGTCGCCTCGTCCAGGATGGCCAGGTCGGAGTCGGCGAGCTGCAGCCGGGCGAGGGCGAGCAGCTGGGCCTGGGCATCGGTGAGGGAGTGCCCGCCGGCGCCGACCACGGTGTCGAGGCCGTCCGGCAGGGCGAGCAGGGCTGCTGCGCCGGTGGTCTCGAGCGCCACCCGGATGTCGCGGTCGGTGGCGTCGGGGGCGGCGAGGGTGAGGTTGTCGCGGAGGGTGCCGGCGAACACGTGCACCTCCTGCGTGATGACCGCCGTGCGGAGGGGACGGTGCACCGTCCCCGAGTCGGGCCGGAGCGTGCCGGCGATGACGGCGGCGAGTGTGGTCTTGCCGGCGCCGGACCGGCCGACGACCGCGAGTTGACCGCCGGCCGGAATGTCCAGGTCGATGTCGGCGAGCACGGGTGGGCCTCCGCCGTAACGGAACTCGACCCCGCGCAGTCGGACGGCTGCCGGCACACCCGGTCGGGTCGAAACGGTCCCGGGATCCGTCACCGGGACGGTGACCACCCCGATCATCCGGCTGAGCGACGCGAGTGCGGACTGGAGGGTGTCGACGACGAACAGCAGTTGGTTGACCGGTCCCAGCAGGCGCAGCACCATCAGCACGGCGGTGGTGGCGGCGCCCACGGTGGACATGTCCCGATCGATCAGCACGAACCCGACGACGAGAACTGCGGCGAGGCTGAGACATTCGCCGAGGTTGAGGCGCGCGTTCAGCATGCTCTGCACGGTGCGGGCCCGGAGGGACCGCACGGCGACCGCCCAGGAGAACGCCATCACCGCGCGGTGGCGGGTCGTGCCGAGCCCGAAACCGAGCACGGTGGCATACCCCCGTTGGGACTCAAGGATCTGCTGCGCGCGGGCGCTCATCGCAGTGCGCTCGGCGCGGTAGACCCGCGGGCCGGTGCGCAGGTACCACCGCATGACGAACGCGTACACGGGCAAGACCACCGCGAGGGCCACCGCGTACGGCCACTCGAGCGCGGCCAGGCCGACCAGCGACACGACGATGCTGAACGTGGAGACGCTCAGCGCGGGGATCACCGTCGGCGCGGCATCCGCGACCGCGGTGACGTCGTCGCTGGACCGGGAGATGAGGTCGCCGGTGCCGGCGCGCTCGACGAGGTGCCGGGGGAGTGTCATGGCCCGGTCCACCAGTTGCTCCCGCAGCGCGGCGAGCACGGTGTGGTACGCACGGGCGGCCAGCACGACGGTCGCTGCGATGCAGGCGGTGCCCAGCACCGCGGAGACGGCCATGAGGGCGCCGACCAGCAGCACGGTGCCGGAACCTGCGGT
This region of Nakamurella alba genomic DNA includes:
- a CDS encoding HpcH/HpaI aldolase/citrate lyase family protein, yielding MNDLGGVAALFVPGNRPDRFAKAGAAGDVVVLDLEDAVPDDEKDAALLHVLDALGTGGMRAVVRMVAPTDSCAEHQLRELAARAGPNLQGVMIPKADDASAVSAISAQLAAVGVPVVPLIETAAGVMAAREVAAVPGVRRIALGLLDLAAELGVESDSPALDHARAAVVFASAAAGLTPPWDSPSPDINDLDAVRRAACRGRAWGFGGALCIHPAQVGVVRESYEPSAEETRWAMSVVSAGDAAVQVDGRMVDRPVVERARRILDRSRRELR
- a CDS encoding ABC transporter substrate-binding protein, with product MRIPKIAIGAILTSATLVLAGCGSGSDTGGSSTAQGAGTIVVAMPLPLTSGNATTAQQILNAGELAVKEINAAGGAGGKQLEIKSYDDQLTADETAKVTQRAITVDGAQVFIGAYTTIEGLAIRQLTDPRKIVFMSPSTISPQLTDGSQFVFRTTHVQTDYPALFAAAAKNLGMKKVVVLHDDSPSGSTLWEATNTALTEAGVTAGTEVGYALNATDVSSAIAAVKAQDPDGIVLIGSSAADAGLDIKTMAEQGLDVPVLGLSSPVAPDAVRIGGDAYKQIKIYSIQNKQPDKPAYAEFAKKYAAEYGGTAEEAAGGLAEPAGATYDAFMLLKKALDVTGGDTDGDKLKAALVALPPYAGVAGKEGSTISWANGPNGFSNAMSTLEYDPESGLLITAP
- a CDS encoding MaoC family dehydratase, which produces MTEIPGTVRGPFFDELEIGQVFADSPSVTITEGMRAVHRSIVGNRLPLALDDGLARRVTGAPFVQPSLVWDISIGQSTAVTQHVRANLFYRHLGFGRFPTVGDTLHTTTTVEALRENSVREGRPPTGLAVLHIVTKDQTGSVVLDYLRCAMLLQSGLQVGTGRRDDLSSSVDVIDFGIEGDLRAWDLAAFRAAVPGEHFAAMTVGRRWQVKMPDLVSSAPELARLTGNIATIHHDARAAGGRRLVYGGHTIGLALHQMCLAVPTLVTVLRWEGCDHTGPVYEGDLLGASIEVVGRRALDMGGGIVDLHVEVDARRDDGSDGGRVLDWTLAAVVA
- a CDS encoding ABC transporter ATP-binding protein — protein: MTASGSRAAADPAGTGLPIAGGRETARELWRLSRGHRLRLAAVALLGIAGTGIDLIPPVAIGVLVDRVRAGTAGSGTVLLVGALMAVSAVLGTACIAATVVLAARAYHTVLAALREQLVDRAMTLPRHLVERAGTGDLISRSSDDVTAVADAAPTVIPALSVSTFSIVVSLVGLAALEWPYAVALAVVLPVYAFVMRWYLRTGPRVYRAERTAMSARAQQILESQRGYATVLGFGLGTTRHRAVMAFSWAVAVRSLRARTVQSMLNARLNLGECLSLAAVLVVGFVLIDRDMSTVGAATTAVLMVLRLLGPVNQLLFVVDTLQSALASLSRMIGVVTVPVTDPGTVSTRPGVPAAVRLRGVEFRYGGGPPVLADIDLDIPAGGQLAVVGRSGAGKTTLAAVIAGTLRPDSGTVHRPLRTAVITQEVHVFAGTLRDNLTLAAPDATDRDIRVALETTGAAALLALPDGLDTVVGAGGHSLTDAQAQLLALARLQLADSDLAILDEATAEAGSAHADQLDRSAAAVLAGRTGIVIAHRLSQAAACDRILVLDRGRVVEQGSHAELVGAGGVYAGLWQAWVAGQQVAAEGAPTS